The following coding sequences are from one Schizosaccharomyces osmophilus chromosome 1, complete sequence window:
- the fep1 gene encoding DNA-binding transcription factor, iron-sensing Fep1, with translation MTAKSSFGQMCSNCHSTATSLWRRGPDNSLLCNACGLYQKHRNQARPIKAEELQKDTPPVAKQICTNGTCSGDGYCDGTGGSASCTGCPALNNRLKSISSKSSKLDRSSLSPKPDSSVISKESETSNSEDEQKSKSPESGISLKSEGNKRRASEQLEGPTLVAASELGATCCQNCGTTNTPLWRRDELGNPICNACGLYYKIHGIHRPVTMKKAIIKRRKRIVMHNNHNVTSQSSKQAASQATDAHKHAKSSSPKETLMVKPMNGDESNNIHRVSDKPIDYGSPANALLNPAGSFHHPAYPPNGYSGILPPVVNSSPLLTLSRLAAGEPDTNNQYLYAYNKVPEAAHSLGVPPETQTDSSLNLANNIVNRTIGEIPQNARPVYSSPLPPMNVSPPFNKLTGSPLPVGEVNGKEPVKQENSVLNKKWHLPPILPVGESVNLPSREQKKPKITEGIASLLNPEEPSGYSNSGHTKVVDEKLKIAPLQTNQASSSLLLNAPPSPLQFPPELQASPVDQRQYALNVLSELRSKHDSMVQELSNINYTMVKIDTWLRSSNVNELVTNGTPVANPSVNSGVLQT, from the coding sequence ATGACCGCgaaatcttcttttggtCAAATGTGCTCGAATTGCCATAGCACCGCGACCTCTTTATGGAGGCGTGGTCCTGATaattctttgctttgtaACGCCTGCGGTTTATACCAAAAGCACCGAAATCAGGCCCGTCCTATAAAGGCGGAAGAACTGCAGAAGGATACACCTCCTGTTGCCAAACAGATTTGCACAAATGGAACCTGTTCTGGAGACGGTTATTGCGATGGAACAGGTGGAAGTGCTTCTTGTACTGGTTGTCCTGCCTTAAATAATCGTTTGAAAAGCATTAGTTCGAAATCGAGTAAGCTTGATCGTTCTAGCCTGTCGCCCAAGCCCGACTCCTCCGTCATCAGTAAAGAGTCCGAGACCTCTAACAGTGAAGATGAACAGAAATCTAAGTCCCCAGAATCCGGGATCTCTTTAAAGTCTGAAGGTAATAAACGCCGTGCAAGCGAGCAATTGGAAGGACCGACTCTGGTTGCTGCTAGCGAGTTGGGCGCTACATGCTGTCAGAATTGTGGTACTACCAATACTCCCCTTTGGCGGAGAGACGAGTTAGGTAATCCAATTTGTAATGCATGCGGTCTTTATTACAAGATTCATGGCATACACCGTCCTGTGACCATGAAGAAAGCTATTATCAAGCGAAGGAAACGTATCGTCATGCACAACAACCATAATGTAACTTCACAGTCTTCTAAACAGGCTGCTTCGCAAGCCACCGATGCACATAAACATGCCAAAAGCTCGTCaccaaaagaaaccttAATGGTCAAGCCCATGAATGGCGATGAATCCAATAATATCCACAGAGTATCCGATAAACCCATTGATTATGGTTCTCCCGCTAATGCTTTACTCAACCCTGCTggttcttttcatcatccCGCTTATCCACCCAATGGGTACAGCGGAATATTGCCTCCCGTAGTTAATTCATCTCCTTTATTGACACTATCAAGACTTGCTGCAGGTGAGCCTGATACGAATAACCAATATCTTTATGCTTACAATAAAGTTCCGGAAGCTGCTCACTCTTTGGGAGTTCCGCCTGAGACTCAAACCGATAGTTCATTGAACTTGGCAAATAACATCGTCAACAGAACAATCGGCGAGATTCCTCAAAATGCACGACCAGTTTATTCTTCCCCACTTCCTCCAATGAACGTTAGTCCTCCTTTTAATAAACTTACGGGCTCACCATTACCCGTCGGTGAAGTGAACGGAAAAGAACCTGTAAAGCAGGAAAATAGtgttttgaacaaaaaatggCATCTTCCTCCAATTCTTCCTGTAGGTGAATCCGTGAATTTACCCAGTCGTGaacagaaaaaaccaaaaattacGGAAGGCATTGCTTCTCTGCTAAATCCTGAAGAACCGTCGGGTTATTCAAATTCCGGACACACTAAAGTTGTGGATGAAAAGCTGAAAATAGCTCCTTTGCAAACCAATCAAGCTTCCagttctttgcttttgaatgCACCTCCTTCACCATTACAATTTCCTCCGGAATTACAAGCATCCCCTGTTGACCAACGACAGTATGCTTTAAATGTGCTTTCTGAGCTTCGTTCCAAACATGATAGTATGGTGCAAGAACTGTCTAATATAAACTATACTATGGTAAAGATTGACACGTGGTTACGCTCATCTAATGTGAATGAATTGGTTACGAATGGCACACCAGTCGCGAATCCTTCCGTAAACTCTGGTGTACTGCAGACCTAA
- the tht1 gene encoding nuclear membrane protein involved in karyogamy Tht1 — protein MRIWIKLTIVYFFSLLQKTLADYDSKSILKFPDVAFSKSLTEFDSLASVYHTLSRKPTCYQSTAFSLMSACEVLNTELSLDERIDYAIRLTICDLEHAQIPVPYECKRESQSSCLKQLESVSSWWISFASHYHDISHLCKLARLEFDKGISIEVNRNITLIQKDLLELLTSELQYFQDMSSDFKYETILENQKMISLFQERTQQMNFLLENEKASLINWKSDQNEVIINQKDSLAQSTELTQRLDSMKFVVHDLLTQAYEDRETLHDHFQEKALTQNEDFLKLLKEKASEFQTDYHVTLSSIMRDTENTLQLSMENEVAQFLNRFSTLTNKIMHLDKGLDTLHGSFMKHSLAQQEQMSQWKTEFFDLNNSQLEIFSKFGSLIKVLKPFADFSLAGFTNLASGIIMLGVLLIYKFLKLTLSVLKPQSLSPIYVMIITGAIIACYKYLYALNLIQTIKFGFSLSLNFKNYGVTALFSICFIYVIYLLISRLFKRFKKPEPASNLLLLAPPESGPFQKPTRRTGHQNWAHEGFPNRYDNNLVGISEPQWFFNDQRKVANMNQNQSDDTFQQKAWWE, from the exons ATGCGGATTTGGATCAAGCTGACTAtagtttactttttttctttgcttcaGAAGACATTGGCTGATTATGACTCAAAATCCATTCTAAAATTCCCTGATGTTGCATTTTCGAAAAGCCTCACAGAATTCGATTCTTTGGCTAGCGTGTACCATACTTTATCTAGAAAACCAACTTGTTATCAATCTACTGCATTTTCTCTAATGTCGGCATGCGAGGTTTTAAATACAGAACTTTCACTGGACGAACGTATTGACTACGCGATTCGATTAACAATCTGCGATCTTGAACATGCACAAATTCCAGTTCCCTATGAATGTAAAAGAGAATCACAATCTTCATGTTTAAAGCAGCTTGAATCTGTATCCTCTTGGTGGATTTCCTTCGCTAGTCATTACCATGATATATCTCATTTATGTAAACTAGCACGGTTGGAATTTGATAAAG GAATTTCTATTGAAGTCAATAGAAATATAACGTTAATCCAGAAAGATTTGTTAGAACTGCTGACATCTGAGCTCCAATATTTTCAAGACATGTCTAGCGATTTCAAGTATGAAACGATACTTGAAAatcagaaaatgatttctttatttcaagaaagGACACagcaaatgaattttttgctggagaatgaaaaagcaagtttAATAAACTGGAAAAGCGATCAAAACGAAGTTAttataaatcaaaaagattcGTTAGCACAGTCTACTGAGTTAACCCAAAGGCTCGATTCTATGAAATTTGTAGTCCATGACCTTTTGACACAAGCTTATGAAGATCGTGAAACTTTACATGACCactttcaagaaaaagcgCTAACACAAAATGAGGATTTTCTTAAactattaaaagaaaaagcttcgGAATTTCAAACTGACTACCATGTAACGTTGTCCTCAATTATGAGGGATACTGAAAACACGCTTCAGTTATCAATGGAAAATGAGGTTgctcaatttttgaatcgGTTTTCTACTTTAACGAACAAAATCATGCATTTGGACAAAGGTTTGGATACCTTGCACGGCTCGTTTATGAAACATTCT ttGGCTCAACAAGAACAAATGTCTCAATGGAAAACAGAATTCTTCGACCTAAATAACAGTCAGTTGGAAATTTTTAGCAAGTTTGGTTCGTTAATCAAAGTTCTGAAACCGTTTGCAGACTTTTCGCTAGCTGGTTTTACAAACTTAGCAAGCGGTATAATTATGTTGGGTGTACTTTTGATCTACAAATTCTTGAAACTTACGCTTTCGGTCCTTAAACCACAGTCTCTCTCTCCAATATATGTTATGATAATTACGGGTGCAATCATAGCCTGCTACAAATACTTGTATGCTTTAAACTTGATTCAAACAATTAAATTTGGGTTTTCTCTGAGcttaaatttcaaaaactatGGAGTTactgctttgttttctatatGCTTTATATACGTTATTTACCTACTAATATCTCGTCTATTTAAAAGGTTTAAAAAACCGGAACCTGCTTCAAACCTTTTGTTACTTGCTCCACCGGAGAGTGGTCCTTTCCAAAAGCCCACTAGAAGGACAGGTCATCAAAATTGGGCTCATGAAGGATTTCCAAATAGGTATGATAACAATCTTGTTGGCATATCCGAACCTCAATGGTTTTTTAACGATCAAAGGAAAGTTGCAAATATGAACCAGAATCAGAGCGACGATACGTTTCAACAAAAAGCTTGGTGGGAATAA
- the dre4 gene encoding splicing associated factor Dre4, whose amino-acid sequence MEGSLPPGWTEHKAPNGIPYYWNAELAKSTYKRPIWPDEQKKASDSIYLKQEEIKGVEETSGSEDTEEKRKFDRELRKQSFDRPKYKKSIPGSSVWVIITTKRNRYFFHNTETHESTWLPPQELLDIVLTLRLPKRKLKSKFQSNAAEVSTGSGNYNNVVTKGGLDEHPERQHETTSLSEDEGEEEESVEEVVETENEEGEENLSENGENENIEFGEEDFLFQLQEMEGNVQGDDVLQEKEGPVIDHETAVQIFKQLLKDKSVDVYQTWEFTYPKLIDDERFRILDTGQDRRQVFEEYCKSAIASKPDRSSKTSSLLGFWNLLQSLPSTILWPEFKRKYRKSPVLSIPRYSDRDLEKLFREFQILRNRPVEDRIYNFQSLCRSKKIDPRRPDSYNDKILNDVRYAVVNPEELRSWLVNN is encoded by the exons ATGGAGGGATCATTGCCCCCTGGATGGACTGAACATAAAG CACCCAATGGAATTCCTTATTATTGGAATGCTGAACTAGCAAAAAGTACTTACAAACGTCCTATCTGGCCTGatgagcaaaaaaaagcctCTGATTCCatttatttaaaacaagaagagaTAAAGGGTGTTGAAGAGACATCAGGATCTGAAGatactgaagaaaaacgcAAGTTTGACCGTGAACTTCGAAAGCAATCTTTTGATAGGCCAAAGTACAA AAAATCTATACCTGGATCAAGTGTTTGGGTCATTATTACAACGAAGAGAAAtcgatatttttttcataatacTGAGACTCATGAATCAACTTGGCTGCCTCCGCAAGAACTCTTGGATATCGTTCTAACTTTACGGCTTCCAAAAcggaaattgaaaagtaaatttcAATCAAATGCCGCTGAAGTGTCTACAGGTTCCGGAAATTATAACAATGTTGTTACAAAAGGTGGACTGGACGAGCATCCTGAACGCCAACACGAGACAACGAGTCTCTCTGAGGATGAGggcgaagaagaagaatccgTTGAAGAAGTCGTTGAAACCGAGAATGAAGAAGGCGAGGAGAATTTGAGCGAAAACGgcgaaaatgaaaatatagaGTTTGGTGAAGAAGATTTCCTGTTTCAACTTCAAGAAATGGAAGGAAATGTTCAAGGGGATGATGTTTtgcaagaaaaagaaggaccTGTGATTGACCATGAAACTGCcgttcaaattttcaaacagCTTTTGAAGGACAAAAGTGTAGATGTTTACCAAACTTGGGAATTTACATATCCGAAACTAATAGATGATGAACGATTTCGAATTTTGGATACTGGGCAAGATCGTCGtcaagtttttgaagagtATTGCAAATCTGCTATTGCATCAAAGCCAGACCGCTCGTCGAAAACATCCTCCTTATTAGGTTTCTGGAATCTTTTACAGAGCTTACCGAGTACCATCTTATGGCCCGAGTTCAAAAGGAAGTATAGAAAGTCACCTGTACTAAGTATTCCTCGTTACTCGGATAGAGATTTAGAAAAGCTCTTTCGCGAATTTCAGATTTTAAGAAATCGTCCTGTGGAAGACAGAATAtataattttcaaagtctttgcagatcaaaaaaaatcgacCCAAGAAGGCCCGATAGTTATAACGACAAAATTCTGAACGATGTACGATACGCAGTAGTTAATCCTGAAGAATTACGTTCTTGGTTAGTCAATAATtag
- a CDS encoding N-acetylglucosamine-phosphate mutase has protein sequence MKFSYGTAGFRTEASLLDAAIIGSTAAAALRSLELRGKTVGVIITASHNPVSDNGVKVIDADGGMLSMDWEEKCTKLANVTSKSELELLIKEYLVPSTFQPTVVIGMDTRPSSPRLSELSKVILDELSTAYKDYGFVTTPQLHWIVKLINQNSSYSIPSNPPPLVLYYDSLCNAYANIFSSFTVLHRPTLTVDCANGVGSLPLKELSKRLKDYINIRLINNDPCTSKYLNNGCGADHVKTTQSPPVNLVDKMVPNQLYASVDGDADRIIFYFTEKEKKFHLLDGDRISILLVSFLKILVQKSRLPLSIGVIQTAYANGSSTAYLKNLGVLTICTKTGVKHLHHEAKNFDIGVYFEANGHGTVLFSQGCLHKLWNPPTEKSDTETSAIVALLQLSQLINQAIGDALSDLLAVLSVLGSLLCDAKGWLSMYDDLPNKLVKVKVADRSVFVTTDAERRLVKPVGLQEKIDDLVSQYENGRSFVRASGTEDAVRVYAEAKTKKAAEELSAKVCGLLQ, from the exons atgaaattctCTTATGGAACTGCAGGATTCCGCACTGA AGCTTCCTTGCTTGATGCTGCAATTATTGGGTCTACAGCTGCAGCAGCACTTCGTAGCTTGGAATTAAGAGGAAAGACAGTGGGGG TTATCATTACGGCCTCTCACAATCCTGTTAGCGATAATGGTGTCAAAGTTATAGACGCTGACGGAGGAATGCTATCCATGGATTGGGAAGAAAAGTGTACAAAATTAGCCAATGTAACCTCTAAGAGTGAGTTGGAACTTTTAATCAAAGAATATCTTGTTCCTTCTACGTTTCAACCAACTGTAGTGATCGGCATGGATACTAGGCCTTCTTCTCCACGTCTATCAGAGCTTTCCAAGGTCATCCTTGATGAGCTTTCTACTGCTTATAAAGATTATGGGTTTGTCACTACTCCCCAACTCCACTGGATTGTAAAATTGATCAATCAGAATTCAAGCTATTCAATTCCTTCCAATCCTCCTCCTCTAGTTTTATACTATGATTCATTGTGCAATGCGTATGCAAATATATTTTCCAGTTTCACAGTTCTTCACCGTCCGACGCTTACTGTCGACTGTGCGAATGGCGTCGGTTCTTTACCGCTCAAAGAGTTGTCGAAGCGATTAAAGGATTATATCAACATTCGTCTCATTAACAATGATCCCTGCACATCCAAGTATCTAAACAATGGTTGCGGTGCAGACCATGTGAAAACAACTCAATCACCACCTGTGAATTTGGTGGATAAAATGGTTCCTAATCAATTATACGCTTCTGTTGATGGCGATGCTGATCGCATCATCTTCTACTTTAccgaaaaagaaaaaaaattccatttGCTAGATGGAGACAGAATAAGCATTCTTCTGGTTTCTTTCCTAAAGATTCTCGTACAAAAATCCAGACTTCCCCTTAGCATTGGAGTAATCCAAACCGCATATGCGAATGGTTCCTCCACTGCTTACCTTAAGAATTTAGGGGTTCTGACTATTTGTACGAAAACTGGTGTCAAGCATCTCCATCATGAAGCCAAAAATTTCGACATTGGAGTCTATTTTGAAGCCAACGGGCACGGCACTGTACTGTTTAGTCAAGGTTGTTTGCATAAGCTATGGAACCCTCCCACTGAGAAATCAGATACTGAAACAAGTGCAATCGTCGCGCTATTACAACTTTCTCAATTAATCAACCAAGCAATTGGAGACGCACTTAGCGACCTGTTGGCTGTTCTCAGTGTTTTAGGGAGTCTATTATGTGATGCCAAAGGCTGGTTAAGTATGTACGATGATCTGCCGAATAAGTTGGTAAAAGTGAAAGTTGCAGATCGCTCCGTTTTTGTTACTACC GACGCGGAGCGCCGTTTAGTCAAGCCCGTTGgtttacaagaaaagattgatGATCTTGTTTCTCAATATGAAAACGGCAGATCTTTTGTCCGCGCATCAGGTACAGAAGACGCCGTACG TGTATACGCAGAAgcgaaaaccaaaaaagccGCAGAGGAGCTAAGTGCTAAAGTTTGCGGTTTGCTTCAATAA
- the pre9 gene encoding 20S proteasome complex subunit alpha 3 Pre9, with product MSRSYDSRTTIFSPEGRLYQVEYALEAINHAGVALGIVAKDGIVLAAEKKVTSKLLEQEESAEKLYHIGDNMVCAVAGLTADANILINYARRVGQQYLQTFNEEMPCEQLVRRVCDLKQGYTQYGGLRPFGVSFLYAGWDHIHGYQLFQSNPSGNYGNWQANSIGGNSTSIQSLMRQEYKEDINLEEACAMAVKFLGKTLDNNSLTDEKIEFATISKDEEKGRMVCKILRPKEINEVLTKCQSDAQPQSERA from the coding sequence ATGTCTAGAAGTTACGATTCTCGTACTACCATTTTTTCTCCTGAAGGACGTCTGTATCAAGTAGAATATGCCTTGGAAGCCATCAATCACGCTGGTGTTGCTTTAGGAATTGTTGCTAAGGATGGTATTGTTTTAGCAGCCGAGAAGAAGGTTACCAGTAAATTGCttgaacaagaagaatcgGCTGAGAAGCTTTATCATattggagacaacatggtTTGTGCTGTAGCTGGTCTTACTGCAGATGCCaatattttaattaattatGCTAGAAGAGTTGGTCAGCAGTATTTACAAACATTTAACGAAGAAATGCCATGTGAGCAACTAGTGCGACGTGTTTGTGACTTAAAACAGGGATACACTCAGTACGGTGGTTTGCGTCCTTTTGGTGTCTCCTTTTTGTATGCAGGATGGGATCATATTCATGGTTATCAATTATTCCAATCCAATCCGTCTGGAAATTACGGAAACTGGCAAGCAAATAGTATTGGAGGTAACAGCACAAGCATCCAAAGTTTAATGCGTCAGGAATATAAAGAAGATATCAATTTAGAAGAGGCCTGTGCAATGGCTGTGAAGTTCTTAGGAAAAACTCTTGACAACAACTCGCTTAcagatgaaaaaattgaatttgcAACCATTTctaaagatgaagaaaaagggcGAATGGTCTGCAAGATCCTTAGACCCAAGGAAATTAACGAAGTCCTTACAAAGTGTCAAAGTGATGCTCAACCTCAATCTGAACGTGCTTAA
- the mre11 gene encoding Mre11 nuclease: MTNERQNAPLQESENDTIRILIASDNHVGFAEKDPVRGNDSFVSFDEILRIAREKEVDMVLLGGDIFHDNKPSRKAFYQALRSLRLNCLGDKPCELELLSDTSVTAGDTAICSVNYEDPNINVAIPVFSIHGNHDDPSGDGRYSALDILQVTGLVNYFGRVPENDNISISPILLQKGSTKLALYGLSNVRDQRLYHSFRENKVKFLRPDLYQDEWFNLLVVHQNHAAHTETSYLPESFIQDFYDFVLWGHEHECIIDGTYNPTQKFTVVQPGSSVATSLSPGETVPKHCGILHLTGRDFFMEKIRLRTVRPFVMKDIVLSEIQSIPPMVDNKREVLTYLISQVEEAIEEAKQQWVEAQGGDPNVQNEKPPLPLIRLRVDYTGGYQTENPQRFSNRFVGRVANATDVVLFHLKRKYTRTKKNNEVVDNVGEDVKINALRVESLVSEYLKKNQLECLPGNILGEAVINFVEKDDKDAIKDCVEDHLSKQINLLVKKRVTEENLEEEIKTLVKNIPQLSTTKRKEYDSMTTPASTSFRVNSPDSDLDEDRPLHTPARVDENEGKDDFQPLTQAEPSSQPPKTTKPRILPGSMYQKSASAKRLSSKSSTPKRATGRTQGKRAEKPAEKSTQLMFQDSSSSSQKPASQYLDDDDEILDD, from the exons ATGACAAATGAGAGACAAAATGCACCTCTTCAAGAATCAGAAAATGATACAATCCGTATATTAATCGCCTCAGATAATCATGTAGGGTTTGCTGAGAAGGATCCAGTACGCGGAAATGATTCATTCGTATCGTTTGATGAGATCCTTAGAATTGCTCGCGAAAAGGAG GTTGATATGGTGCTTCTGGGAGGAGACATATTTCACGACAACAAGCCTTcaagaaaagctttttaCCAGGCCTTGCGCTCTTTGCGGCTAAATTGTCTAGGAGATAAACCATGTGAGCTTGAACTGTTGAGCGATACTTCTGTGACAGCTGGTGATACAGCCATATGCAGTGTAAACTATGAAGATCCCAATATAAATGTTGCCATACCTgtattttcaattcatgGAAATCACGATGATCCTTCTGGAGATGGGAGATATAGTGCGCTGGACATATTACAAGTCACTGGACTCGTCAACTATTTTGGACGTGTTCCTGAAAACGACAATATATCGATTAGCCCAATCCTTTTACAAAAGGGATCTACAAAGCTTGCCTTATATGGACTTTCTAATGTTCGAGATCAACGCTTGTATCATTCATTCCGTGAGAATAAAGTAAAATTTCTACGACCTGATTTGTATCAAGACGAATGGTTCAACTTGCTAGTGGTTCACCAAAATCA TGCTGCACATACCGAAACAAGTTATTTGCCTGAAAGTTTTATTCAAGACTTTTACGATTTCGTCTTATGGGGACACGAGCACGAATGTATCATTGACGGAACATACAATCCAACGCAAAAATTCACCGTTGTTCAACCGGGATCTTCGGTAGCGACATCTCTGAGTCCCGGTGAAACTGTACCAAAACATTGCGGCATTTTGCATCTTACCGGaagagatttttttatggaaaaaattcGTCTTCGGACGGTTCGTCCTTTTGTCATGAAAGATATTGTGTTGTCTGAAATTCAAAGCATTCCTCCTATGGTTGACAATAAGCGAGAAGTACTCACATATCTGATCAGTCAAGTGGAGGAAGCTatagaagaagcaaagcaaCAGTGGGTGGAGGCTCAAGGAGGTGATCCTAATGTTCAAAATGAGAAGCCTCCTTTACCTTTGATTCGATTAAGGGTTGATTATACTGGTGGCTATCAAACTGAAAACCCTCAAAGATTCTCCAATCGGTTTGTTGGAAGAGTTGCCAATGCCACGGATGTGGTTTTATTTCAccttaaaagaaaatatacaa GAACCAAGAAGAACAACGAAGTCGTGGACAATGTTGGTGAAGATGTTAAAATAAATGCACTGAGAGTTGAGTCATTAGTGAGtgaatatttgaaaaaaaaccagCTAGAGTGTTTACCTGGAAACATACTTGGTGAAGCTGTGATCAATTTTGTGGAGAAGGACGACAAGGATGCTATTAAAGA CTGCGTGGAAGATCACTTGAGTAAGCAGATCAATTTGTTAGTGAAAAAGCGTGTTACAGAAGAGAATTTAGAAGAGGAGATTAAGACCTTGGTGAAAAACATACCTCAGCTCTCGACCACAAAGCGAAAAGAGTATGACTCAATGACTACGCCTGCTTCCACTAGTTTTCGGGTTAATTCCCCGGACTCGGATCTGGATGAAGACAGGCCGCTTCACACCCCGGCCCGCGtagatgaaaatgaagggAAGGACGATTTTCAACCACTCACTCAGGCCGAGCCATCGAGTCAACCACCAAAAACAACTAAACCACGCATTCTTCCCGGCAGTATGTACCAAAAGTCAGCAAGCGCGAAGAGGCTATCATCGAAAAGCAGCACACCAAAGAGAGCCACAGGACGTACACAGGGAAAACGCGCTGAAAAGCCTGCTGAGAAAAGCACACAATTGATGTTCCAAGATTCGTCTAGCTCTTCACAGAAACCAGCTAGTCAATACTTGGATGACGATGATGAAATTCTGGATGATTGA
- a CDS encoding class I glutamine amidotransferase family protein, conserved protein: MKYKIAIFNADLPMASVTQKYGDYAHMFENMFTRAAATYNSSLEFIFNTYYVYKEDVYPSEEQLGDLDAIVITGSKFYAGDDVPWINKLTEVVKKIINNYNKIKVLGVCFGHQIIGRAFGSSIIANPNGWEIAPYELQLTETGKRVFAKDSVTIHQMHQDIVREIPNGFELLASTKTCSNQAFLKGQQVLSFQGHPEFSKDVVQAMASTRFDNGLFTKEQFSDAENRLQKDTDTSLFEQIIIKFVMGNLIT; the protein is encoded by the coding sequence atgaaatataaaatagcAATTTTCAATGCTGATTTACCAATGGCTTCCGTGACGCAGAAATATGGCGATTATGCGCACATGTTTGAGAACATGTTTACCAGAGCTGCAGCTACTTACAATTCCTCCTTAgagtttattttcaatacCTATTATGTTTACAAGGAAGACGTCTATCCTAGCGAAGAGCAGCTTGGTGATCTTGATGCTATAGTTATCACTGGCTCAAAATTTTACGCCGGTGATGATGTTCCTTGGATAAACAAGCTTACCGAAGTtgtgaaaaaaatcatcaacaaCTATAACAAAATTAAAGTGTTAGGGGTTTGTTTTGGCCATCAGATTATAGGAAGAGCGTTTGGCTCGTCTATCATCGCCAATCCAAACGGATGGGAAATTGCACCTTACGAACTCCAGCTAACGGAAACTGGTAAAAGAGTTTTTGCTAAGGATTCTGTAACTATCCATCAGATGCACCAAGACATTGTCAGAGAAATTCCCAATGGTTTTGAGTTATTAGCCAGTACCAAAACTTGTTCAAATCAAGCCTTTTTAAAAGGACAGcaagttctttcttttcaaggGCATCCCGAATTCAGCAAAGATGTTGTTCAAGCAATGGCGAGCACTCGATTTGACAACGGCCTATTTACCAAAGAACAGTTTAGTGATGCAGAAAACCGTTTACAAAAGGATACAGATACCTCGCTCTTTGAACAAATAATCATAAAATTTGTGATGGGAAATTTGATTACCTAG